In the genome of Xanthomonas hortorum pv. pelargonii, the window CACGCCGAGGACGCCGGCGTCGGCGCAGCTGGGCGCAAACTCCGGCGGTGGCGGTTCGGGGAACAGGCAGCGATAGCAGGGCGCATGACCGCGGTTGCGACCGGCATCGAACACACTCAATTGCCCTTCGAACTGCTGCACTGCGCCGTAGACCAACGGTTTGCCGAGTTTGACGCAGGCATCGTTGAGCAGATACCGCGCAGGAAAATTGTCCGCACCGTCGATCACCACATCCACGTCCTGCAGCAATGCTTCGACATTGTTGGCGGTGACGCGTGTCTGCAGCGCGTCGACCTGCACGCGTGGATTGAGTGCGGCGATGCGCTGCGTGGCCGAGGCGACTTTCGCGATACCCACGCTGTCTTCGGTGTGCAGAATCTGGCGCTGCAGATTGCTGCGATCCACCACATCGTCGTCGGTGATGCGCAGATGGCCGATACCCGCAGCGGCAAGATAAAACGCAGCCGGCGAGCCAAGCCCGCCCGCGCCGACCAGCAATACGCGCGCGCGCGCCAGCCGCTGCTGGCCTTCCAGACCGACCTGCGGCAGGCGTAGATGGCGCGAATAGCGCTCTAGAAAATCCTGTTCGTCCGCCGGCAGCGCAGGGCGCACCAGCGGCAGGCCGTCGTTCGTCCACGCGGTGGTGCCGCCGAGTACCGAAGACACCGCTGTATAGCCGTGCGCACGCAGCACCTCGGCCGTCTGCGCCGAGCGCTTGCCGCTTTGGCAGATCACTACGATCTCGCGTGTGTGCTCGGGCAGATGCCGTGCGGGTGCAGTTTCCAGATCGCTCTGCACGATGGCCAGTGCGCCTTCGGCCTGGCCGCTGGCGCGTTCGTGCAGTTGCCGGATATCGATCAACAAGGCGCCCTGCATGGCACGAGCGCGGGCGTCGGCGGGAGTGATGTCGTGGCTGCTCATGCCGCTATTGTCGCGCAAACCCCGATACGGCGATGTGCTGGCTGGCGGCGTTGGCATCAGGCTCACCGAGGTCGCGGTAGCGTGGGTACAAAAGGAGACAGTCATGACACCCGAGATCGATGCGCAACTGAAACACCTCGCCGACGAATTGCCCGATATCCGACGCCAGCACCCGGATGATTTCTGGGATGTCTTCCATGCACATGCGGAGACGATCACAGCGAAGGCCGATTCCACAGAACAAGCCGCACAGATCGTCAAGCGGATCGACGAGATGCTGGCGGCCCATCAGCTCGGGCCTGCGGACCCTGGAGCTTGACTAAGCGTTTCGCGCTGCAAGGCCGATAAAACTGGTTCGGCAGCGCCTGCTGCTTCGGCATTGACTGCTGAGCTAACTGTGCGGCATGGCCGTCAAGTGGGCGGGGTACGCAAAGGCTTCACTTCGCTTGAGCATCGGCTTCATGCGGCTGCAGCCATTGTCGTTACCTTACGCAAAGGGCCGCTCGCATTCCCATGTCAGCCACCACACGCAAGATCGCCACCTTCAACGTCAATGGCATCCATAGCCGGCTGCCGCATCTGCTGGAATGGTTGCAGCGCGAGCAACCGGACATCGTCGGCTTGCAGGAGCTCAAAGCCACGCAGGAGGCGTTTCCGGCACCGGCGATCCGTGACGCCGGCTATGGGGTGATCTGGCAGGGCGAGAAGTCGTGGAATGGTGTGGCCCTGCTTGCACGGGGCGCAGACCCGGTGGAGATTCGTCGCGGCCTGCCGTGGGACCCGGGCGATAGGCAAAGCCGCTATCTGGAAGCTGCGATTCATGGCGTGGTGGTGGCCTGTCTGTATCTGCCCAACGGCAATCCGCAGCCGGGGCCGAAGTTCGATTACAAGCTCGCCTGGTTTCAGCGCTTGATCCGCCATGCCAAGACCTTGGTGGACTTGCCGCATCCGGTGGCCTTGATCGGCGATTTCAACGTGGTGCCGACCGATGCGGATATCTACGACCCCAAGGGCTGGCGCAAGGATGCGTTGCTGCAGCACGAAAGTCGCCAGGCATATGCAGCGCTGTTGCAGCAAGGCTGGACCGACAGCTTGCTGGCCGTGAATGGCGATACACCCATCTATACGTTCTGGGATTATTTTCGCCAGCACTTTGCGCGTGACCGCGGTTTGCGTATCGATCATCTACTGCTCAATCGCACGCTGGCGCCCGGCTTGCAGGATGCCGGCGTGGACAAGTGGGTGCGCGCCCTGGAGAAGGCCAGCGACCATGCGCCGACCTGGATCAGCGTGGGTGTGCCGGACGCAGTTGCAGAGACAGTGGTGGAGACCGAGGCTGCGTCGAAGCCGCGCAAGCGTGCGGCTGTGAAAAAGACGCCTGCGCGCAAGACGGACAACAAGACCGCATCGAAGGCCGCCGCGAAAACGACCGCAGCAAAAAAACCGCCGCCCCGCACTACCAAGCCGCGCAAGGCAGCCAAGCGCGTCAGCTGATGCCACGCAGCTGGCGATGCTTGATCCGTTGCAGCACATAGCCGGTGATGGCGGTCAGCAGGATCAGTGCATTGCTGACGATAAACACTGCATTGCCGACCAGATAGCTGTAAACGATAAACAGCACCGAGGCGCTGATCTGACCGACAAACAACCAGCGCGAGACACCCTGTGCCGCAGGCGACTGCCATTGCTTGTAAATCTGGCGGATCAAGGTGGCGATCAGAACGGCGCTGGCGAGCCAGCCAACAAGGTCGACGAATTGCATGGTGAGCAAAGATGAAAAAACTAACTGCAAGTGTGCGGCGCAGCGTGTTGACGATGCGTTCGAGCAGCGTCGAGCGCTGGGGTGATCGCGTGATCGGTCACTGGTGCATTCGCCGTCGCAACGCCGTCGCGGCATGCCTGTACCAGCCGCGCTGGAGGCCGGTATCCTAGCCAGGTCATCCATCGGTCGGCAGTCGTCTTGCTCATGATCAGCTACGCCGAAGCCTTTGCACTGATCCATCAGCAGGTCGCCACGCTTGCCAGCGAGTGGGTGGACAGTGCGGATGCGCAAGGCCGCGTGCTTGCGCAGGCATTGTCGAGCCCGGCCGAGCTGCCGGCTTTCGACAACAGTGCGATGGATGGATTTGCGCTGGTCACCGATGGCCGTGGCGCAATGACCGCAAGTGAGCATGCGGTCGGTGGCACCGTTGCCGCAGGCGAAGATGCCGGTGGCATTACGGCAGGCGCCACCTGGGAAATCATGACCGGTGCCGGCTTGCCTGCAGGTGCCGATGCCGTGGTGCCGATCGAACAGGTGGAGCTGCTGGCGCATGACGGCGCACGCCCCGGCCGCATCAGGCTGCGCGCCGATGTACGCGTGGGCCAGCACATTCGCCGACGCGGTGAAGACGTGGCCTTGCACGATCGCGTGATCGAGGCCGGCACGCTGCTGCGCGGTGCACATCTGATGCTGTTGGCCGGGCTGGGCTGCGCGCGCGTGCAGGTGGTGCGGCGCCCGCGTGTGGCCTTGATCGCGACCGGCCGCGAATTGGTGGGCGATCCTGCGCAGCCGCTGCAGCCCGGCCAGATCCGCGATGGCACCAGCAGCTATCTGCTCAGTCAGTTGCATGCAGCCGGTGCCGAACTGGTGTGGCGAGGGCAGGTGGGCGATGACGCTGCCGCCTTCGATGCGGCGCTCGCGCAAGCGCGACATGCGGGAGCCGACGTGATTCTGAGCACCGGTGCGGTGTCGCGTGGTCGCTACGATTTCGTGCCGGATGCGTTGGCGCGACATGGGGCGGCGTTGCTATTTCACAAGGTGGCGGTGCGGCCAGGCAAGCCGGTGTTGTTGGCGCGCTTTGCGGACGGCGCGCTGTATTTCGGTTTGCCAGGCAATCCGATGGCCAGCGCCGCCGGGCTCCGTTTTTTTGTCGAGCCGGCTTTGCGTAGTTTGCTGGGCATGCCCATGGAGCGCGGTTTGCGTGTTGCGCTGCACACACCGATGCATGCACGACCGATCTGGCGGCAGCACCTGCGCGCGCGTTTGAACTGCAGCGATGCCGGTGTGCTCTGCGTGCAGATCTTGCCACAGCAAGAGTCGTTTCGCGTGGCGCCATTATTGCAGGCCAATGTGTGGGCGGTGCTGGAGCCGCAGGACGATGGTGCCGCGCCCAGTACGACGGCGCAGGTGTTCGGGTTGGGGCATCTGCAGCCGGCTGCGCCAGCGATTGCGCCATGAGCGTGTGCCGGCATGCAGCGCGACGCAGTGCCTGCGAGCAGACGGCATGACCGCCTCACACCCGTGGATCGGTGTGGTGCTGGCCGGCGGCCGTTCCTCGCGCATGGGCCAGGACAAGGCGCTGCTGCCGTGGCACGGGCGTCCGTTGGTTGCGCATATGCAGGCGTTGCTGCGCGATGCCGGCGCGCTGGATGTAGTGATCAGCGGTGATCGCCCGGGCTATGCGGGGATTGCCGATGCGCAGCCGGATCTGGGGCCGTTGGGCGGTCTGGCCAGCGTGATCGATCATGTAGCCGATGCAACGACACTTTTGGTGGTACCGGTCGACATGCCGCTGCTGTCCAAACCATTGCTGGAACGACTGCTGGCGCCACCACCGCAACGCTGCGCCGCTTTCGAAGACGAGATGTTGCCGATGCGTCTGTGCGTGGATGGCGTTGTGCGTGAGGCGCTCTCGGTGTTGATGGCCGGCGCTGCATCGTCACGCTCGCTGCGCGCCTTGCAGCGTTCACTGCAGTGCCATCGCGTGGCTGTCACCGCCAGCGAACGCGGCGCGTTCGTCAATTGCAATACGCCCGAGCAGTGGAGTCAGCTCAGTCGCGAAAATCCAGATTGAAGGTCAGCAGTTGCGCTTTCGCATCGACGAAGCCGAATTGGCCGAGTTGCTTGCCGGGCGCACGGTCGATAACGAAAGCCGCTTGCCGAGTGGGCAGGGCGCGCGATTGGTGCGCCACAGCGTGAGCCTGACCGGTGGTCACGCGGCCTGCAACTGCGCCACCGATCATTGGCAGTTGTCGGTGCCGCGCGATGCGCTGGAGGAGCATGCACGGCAGTTGCCCAGCCGCGATGGATTGAGCTTCAGCTTCGATGCCGGGGCTGGCCATGCCGAACACACGGCGTTGCGCGTGACCTTCGATATCGACGTGCGCGACAGTGCGCGCAAGCGGTTTCCGAAAGCGTGATCCAGCTGCGGCCGCAGGTGCGTGCCGCTTATGCGTTGGCGTGCATGTGCATGGCAATGCCGGGCACACGATCACACGCCAGGCCCCGCGCATGCAGCGCTGCTTCAATCGCAGCAGCATCGGCATCGCTGTAGCCGGCGCCGATGCGCAATGCGACCACGTGCAGGCCTTCTGTCGCCAGTTCCAGCAACAGATGCCGTTGTGCATCGGTATCGCGCGGCAAGGCGCGGCGTGAGGCATCGCGACGCGCCAGTTCCAGCACCGCATCGGGGATGTCGTCGCCGATCAGCAGCACGTCGGCCAGATTCATCGCGCGTAGCGCTTTCAAGGTGAGCAGGCCGGGATCGCCCGGGCCGGTGCCGACCAGTTGCACGCTGCCACGCGCCGGCACCGCGCCGGCATCGTCCAGTGCTGCGGTGAACGCGGTTTCGGCGGCGTCATCGTTGCCGGCTTGCAGCAGCAACGGCACGTCGCCGTCGATGACGCGGTCGAACCAACGCCTGCGTCGATTCATATCGGGGAACTGGCTGCGGATGCGCTCGCGGTGACGCGCAAATAGTCCAGCGAAGCGGCCGACCGAGGCATCCAGCTCGCGCTCCAGCCGTTCGCGCAGACGCCGTGCCAGCATCGGGGCAGCGCCTGCGGAGGAGATGGCGATGACCAGCGGGTCGCGGTCCACGATCGCCGGCACCTGGTAGGTCGACAGCTCTGCATCGTCCACCACATTGACCAGGCGCTGACGCGCGCCGGCGGCAGTGGCGACACGTTGATTCAAGTCGGCATCGTCGGTGGCGGCGACCACCAGCCACACATCGTCGATCCAGGCTGGATCGAATTCGCCGCCCAACTGTTCGAAGCGACCGGCTTGCATCAATACATCGAGTTCGGGCGAGAGCGCATGCGCATACAGACGGATCTGCGCGCCGGCCTTGAGCAGGGCGAGCACCTTGCGCGTGGCGACCTCGCCACCGCCGATCACCAACACGGGGCGCGCTTGCAGGTTTGCGAACAACGGGAACAACGGCATCAGACGGACTCCGAAAAGATGACTCGCACCGACAGCATGTTGCATGGCACCATCCAGCCACGTCCACGCCTCGCTGCCGCCAATGCGTGTTTTGCTGGTCAACGATACCGAAAAGCCGATTGGCGAACTGCGCCAGGCATTGACGCGCGCCGGTTATACGGTGCTCGACGATGTGGCCTCGGTCGGTGCGTTGCTGCATGCGGTGCA includes:
- the moeB gene encoding molybdopterin-synthase adenylyltransferase MoeB — translated: MSSHDITPADARARAMQGALLIDIRQLHERASGQAEGALAIVQSDLETAPARHLPEHTREIVVICQSGKRSAQTAEVLRAHGYTAVSSVLGGTTAWTNDGLPLVRPALPADEQDFLERYSRHLRLPQVGLEGQQRLARARVLLVGAGGLGSPAAFYLAAAGIGHLRITDDDVVDRSNLQRQILHTEDSVGIAKVASATQRIAALNPRVQVDALQTRVTANNVEALLQDVDVVIDGADNFPARYLLNDACVKLGKPLVYGAVQQFEGQLSVFDAGRNRGHAPCYRCLFPEPPPPEFAPSCADAGVLGVLPGVIGLLQASEAIKLLLGIGDSLTGRLLSFDALAMRFREIRLPPDPHCPVCAPGTAFPGYADYAAFCGSAVG
- the xth gene encoding exodeoxyribonuclease III, with protein sequence MSATTRKIATFNVNGIHSRLPHLLEWLQREQPDIVGLQELKATQEAFPAPAIRDAGYGVIWQGEKSWNGVALLARGADPVEIRRGLPWDPGDRQSRYLEAAIHGVVVACLYLPNGNPQPGPKFDYKLAWFQRLIRHAKTLVDLPHPVALIGDFNVVPTDADIYDPKGWRKDALLQHESRQAYAALLQQGWTDSLLAVNGDTPIYTFWDYFRQHFARDRGLRIDHLLLNRTLAPGLQDAGVDKWVRALEKASDHAPTWISVGVPDAVAETVVETEAASKPRKRAAVKKTPARKTDNKTASKAAAKTTAAKKPPPRTTKPRKAAKRVS
- a CDS encoding molybdopterin molybdotransferase MoeA; this translates as MISYAEAFALIHQQVATLASEWVDSADAQGRVLAQALSSPAELPAFDNSAMDGFALVTDGRGAMTASEHAVGGTVAAGEDAGGITAGATWEIMTGAGLPAGADAVVPIEQVELLAHDGARPGRIRLRADVRVGQHIRRRGEDVALHDRVIEAGTLLRGAHLMLLAGLGCARVQVVRRPRVALIATGRELVGDPAQPLQPGQIRDGTSSYLLSQLHAAGAELVWRGQVGDDAAAFDAALAQARHAGADVILSTGAVSRGRYDFVPDALARHGAALLFHKVAVRPGKPVLLARFADGALYFGLPGNPMASAAGLRFFVEPALRSLLGMPMERGLRVALHTPMHARPIWRQHLRARLNCSDAGVLCVQILPQQESFRVAPLLQANVWAVLEPQDDGAAPSTTAQVFGLGHLQPAAPAIAP
- a CDS encoding molybdenum cofactor guanylyltransferase — protein: MTASHPWIGVVLAGGRSSRMGQDKALLPWHGRPLVAHMQALLRDAGALDVVISGDRPGYAGIADAQPDLGPLGGLASVIDHVADATTLLVVPVDMPLLSKPLLERLLAPPPQRCAAFEDEMLPMRLCVDGVVREALSVLMAGAASSRSLRALQRSLQCHRVAVTASERGAFVNCNTPEQWSQLSRENPD
- a CDS encoding NAD(P)-dependent oxidoreductase, giving the protein MPLFPLFANLQARPVLVIGGGEVATRKVLALLKAGAQIRLYAHALSPELDVLMQAGRFEQLGGEFDPAWIDDVWLVVAATDDADLNQRVATAAGARQRLVNVVDDAELSTYQVPAIVDRDPLVIAISSAGAAPMLARRLRERLERELDASVGRFAGLFARHRERIRSQFPDMNRRRRWFDRVIDGDVPLLLQAGNDDAAETAFTAALDDAGAVPARGSVQLVGTGPGDPGLLTLKALRAMNLADVLLIGDDIPDAVLELARRDASRRALPRDTDAQRHLLLELATEGLHVVALRIGAGYSDADAAAIEAALHARGLACDRVPGIAMHMHANA